In Juglans regia cultivar Chandler chromosome 13, Walnut 2.0, whole genome shotgun sequence, the DNA window AGTCATTTGAACAGCACAAAGCAAGCATCCTACTTCAATCTGATAAAGTGTTAAAATAAAGAACTAATATTTGGTCAAACACAGAGGTGCGGTATTTAGCACTTTCTATATGGAATGTTAAGATTAGTAGGAGGAGATACCCCCTTGATGCTGCCGCAGACACAAAAAGGGGTTCTACAGGGCTGCACTTCAGGTCCAAGACACTGCAACACCATAAAAATGTATGCGTGAGCACAAAGAAGAAGATCCAAGGCATAGTGTATTTAGGAGAAACCTTGGAAATGCTTCAGTTGTGCTGAGATCACAGACAACTCTCTTTGCATCAACATTCCATGCTTTAATACCTCCATCAGCAGTGCCTATGAGAAGCTTTTGTCAAAAAGAACGACAAAGCTTAAAAGCATGTATAtctaatcttatttaattaCTGCCATTCCAAGATATGAATTACTTTGAAAGCTTTACGTACCAAGCGGTCAGATTTACACTCCCAGTCCAGGGACATGATCTCTGCCCCACAATAAATGGTTGCATTTCTCGATGCTGGAGTTGAAGAGTCGTATGTCCATATCCTTTgttaaaaatacatgaaaagcAATTAGGTAATCATTTTGAAAGGAGCACATAATTAAGAACTTGAAgtcttgggttttttttttttttttttgggggggggggaatgtATCTTCTGCATCCATCCTTGCACACACACATTTGAATATATGCATTGAGAGGACCTGGGAATCAACAACCCTTGTACAATTAGTCACTTTGTGTCACATACTTCAAGAAAAGTACCTTACTGTGCCATCCACAGAAGCACTGGCTATATTGCTCCCAGATGCAGAAAAGCGGCATCGACTGATCGGACTCGTATGCCCCAAAAAAGTCTCCTGAAAGCCATTGTTTTCTGAAAATTAGAGATACTCCAAGAAGACACAACATGCCGAAgtggaaaatgatatatatctaaatataaaaattccaaCATTTACATATCAATTCCTAAAACATTTTACCTGAAAGTCGACTTTAACTTCAGGAAATTCATCTTCTACATGAACTTCTTTGCCATTTTCTGCCACAACAAATTTAATTACAAAACCAACACTAAGTTCATGAATGAGGTCCCAATTAGGGTTGTACAAAAACCAACCACACCGGCCGTCACTAATGCGAACTGGCTGCCAGAGTCTGGAACCGGCTGAAACTGGCAGTGAACCAGTCGGCTGGCGGCAGCAAAATAAGAAAACCAATGTCGGCCGGTTCGGTCCCAGTttgaacctggttcaaaccgctgaaccggccgattatatatatattttatattatacgtATAGAAAACAACGCCGTTTCACTCcaccccctcccctcccctccctcttcttcttcttcttccctcttcttctttcttttgaatttctctcctctctcagaCGCAGCCCCACAGCGCCACAACACTCCGCTCCCCTCCTCCTTCATAGCGCCACCGATGGGAAACCAAACAACCGAACCAGAAACACACCAACACCGAGGCTGCTGGTTTGCTCCCCCCAAATCGGCCGGTTTGGCCAGTTCTAAACAACTGTAAAACACATCAATGTGGCATCGGTCTTGGACCGAAACTGCACCGACAACGtcagttttcacccctagtCACAATCAACTATAACCAATTGAAGTAATAATTATTGTACGCTATCAGCCCTTATACTGATGCACCGCTAGACTGTTTTGGTTTACAGTTCTGATATCATCTGTCCAACTGGTACATCTATCTTATAAACATGGCACTTCTTGGTAGCCAACATGTCTCCCAATGATTGTCgggttttttttatcattttcattacaAGCATCCATGCTTGTTCACTATCCCCAAATTATGTGAGGAGAAAACTGTAGGAACAGAAACATACCAAAATAGGCGCCATCCTGCCAGATTTGACTGGTATCACCTGCTTCACCATCTGCCATACTAAGAACTGAAGAAGTAATTGAGTCATGAAAATATTTGGGCATGGTGAGCTCAGATTGAACGTGGGAAGGTCCAGCAACAAAATCTTGATCCAACATTTTTCCAACCAATCCTGGACTAGCAAGAGGATAGCCTTCCTGATTATCTCTCAATATAAGAGGATCTTCTACATGAACAATGCTTGATGAACCATTAGTTTTTCCTGTGCTTCCATCTGATACTGATGATGCATTACTGAGTtccaggaaaataaaaatagatcaaCATCCAAAGAAAAGCGATGTGTATTACCATGGAAATAAGAAAGACCGGCCATTACCTCCTTAATCGACATAATTGGGCATCTTTTTCCTCCAATAAAGCTTGAAGTTGTGATAACTTAAGATTGAGTTGCTTGATATCCTTTTTGAGACGGTTGGCAGTGTTCTTCTCTGAACTGATCTTTAATAGGGCAGGGAGGCGTGATTTGGCTAAGGATATATTCTTTCAGAACTCAAAAATGTAAAGATAATAACTGGTaattattcatgaaaataaatcaaatagtATAAATGTGCCTATCTTTTGAGATAGAAGAAAGAGGCCCTAGGAGACATGAAATAGAGGAATAAATTGGAAAAGACGTAACCTCAAGATAAACAGGCTCATCCCTATACTAGAATTCTTATTAATCCCTCGAGCTCACTTTATAATCCTTAAAGAAAAGGTTTTTGTTGAAGGGGGGGAGGATCAACCTTGAGGCCATGAAATGCCCCTTGAATGAAACAATTTGAACATGGCCTGCATAATAACTCCTATAAACAAcataccttaaaaaaaatttttaaaaaaaaaaaaaaaaaaaaagaagaaaaaaagactcCTACAGGCAACAGAAATATAGTTGGACACAACATAACATTTGATCTTCATTTGAAGTTCAAATATCAAGTTTCACCATCGCCACCAAAGTTCATGCAAGTCATATGCATGTCTAAACAGAGGAACTCAATGAAGATACAATAATACTATCACACAGCCACCAACCGAGGAAGATGATCAACTTACAATACAAAGTAGATGGAATGACTTTCATCTAAATAAAGCTGGTTTTATATGGTATTATTGGAATTGTGTTCCTTGCATCAGAAACATAAGAGAGATGTTGAAACCAAAGTATCATAATAGAAGGAAAGAATAGATGAACAAAATTAGTTCCAAAGGATATGAGTTCCATTGAAGATCTCACTAAAGAAGTTCCGCACAGAAAGACGCAAGGCCTCATACCATTCTTTTGAGAAATATATTCGAAATTCAGGATCCAAGTTTGGGTTCTTTATATATGGAATGGCTGCATCACATggcaaaatataaataaaagataaagtagTCCATTAGGACACAAAAGACTGAATAAAAGAGATCCCACCAAACCATGCAGTCCAATCCTCGTCCCTCTTCAAAAATTCGTTGCCATTCATATCGAACAACTCTACAACCTTATCCTTCCTTCCTGATTGTATAGCATGAGAGATGTAGTATCGTAGAATAGAGACCTCCAATTTAGACAGTGTAGTAATAAGTACTGTCTCCGTCGAGGAAGAAAAGCACTTCTTGAAAAAGCTCAACAGACAAACTAATTTTTCTGCCTCAAATTTGGGTATGTATACAGAGAATATTAAGTCTAAAATCTTATCCACTTGGAACCCTTTACCGATATCTGTGCTTAATTCAGCCTCAAATACTTGCAGAGTAGTAGTAAATCCTCTGAAGACAAGAAATTCTCTCACAAGTTCCTCGGCATACTGcatattttccatctttttcgATACCTTCAATGAAAAAGATACCCTCAGCAAAATTTACTATTTGcatctaacaaaaaaataaaagaataaaaaatatgaaatgcataaaTCAGCAAATGGATGCCTTTATATGGGATTACCTAATAGTGCATTACTATGCTCAATAGAAAATTATAGATGATTATACCAGTTTCTCATTCCCAGTGGTTTGTATATTATGTACACAATTTTCTGTGTATACATATGCACGTACTTCTTTACACAGGATCATTCTCGATAACTTATAATAAATTCCTCACTGGGAAAGTAACTGAAGTAGATTTCATTAACAAAAGATAagcaacaaaatttaaaaatacttgaTAACCAACTATAAAGTTTTACAAAGAAAAAGTATCAggtgatgataatgatgatgggaattaaaaagtttatttaatataattacagTAATAAGAAGAAGGATACTATTATGACAACTTTTTTATGAATGATACTATTATGACAACTCAAATGTACATACAAATAACAAACAGGGAAAAAAGATCAAAATGGCAATGCATCAGAGCTTAAACAACAAATGGGTGTTCTAGGCCAAAATGGCATTCATTAGCCTGATATTACAACCTGAGAATGTTGTAGCAAGATGGAAACTAAGATATTTGAAGTAATATCATACACTTCTTAGATGCAATCCTAGAAATTGGACCAGGATGATAAAAGGTGTTCAGCCAGCGTGGTAAAGATCAAATGAATTCAAAGAAGCCAAAACAGTATAAAAAAAGAACTGATAGCTTCAACCAACTTAAGACACATCCAACTTGCTaacaatcaaaattcaaatgggTAATTATCCATCAGCACTagataattcttataaaaaaccGCATGCATGATGGTTGTTCCTAGCAATGTAAATCACAATCACCAGTTACGTGTTTGGCCTTCTGGTGCCATTATGAGTGTTGCCCACTTCTTGGAATATCAAGTagtaaaatttaagattgaTTATCTAACATACTAGTTGAATCGTAGAAACATGAGCTTGTAATATAGGTACACtctatattataaaagaaagtGAGTCTGAACACAagcccctaggggttggctcaagtcgtaaaggccttgggcttgagAGTATGTTCCTCTCAGATCTAACATTCAAATCCCCTTGAGTGCATACAATCtttaggggccatcggactaaGAAATTTTTCCCTTGATTTATCCGAAATtcacttgcaggaaactccttgccgagagcTTGTGCAAGACGCTGATCTCGGGACaaccagtgccaataaaaaaaattataaaataaagcaGTATCAAATTCACTCTTCCTTTGTCTAAGCTTAATGTGATCGCAGTTGCCGTTCCAGTGAGAGGCAAGTACGCGGTGACAGTTCCAAATTTAGTTTTCAACAACTTAAACTTTCGTAAATAGAAACCCAATTCAAATGCATCAAAAGTTAAGTTAGCACTCCCAGATACTGATTCCAATCCCCAATAACCAACTCGGTCTCCAGGAAAatcctttaaatttattttcttccacaATCTAGCAAGAACAAACAGAATATACGAACTTTGTAAAACAAGATTAATTCAAGTTTAATCTAGAGATCGGATCACTTGATTTTAGGATATATATACAGACAGAAGAAATATATGATTGTAAGAGAATCATAAGGATTGTACCTTATCAAATGACCGAGAGAGATCggaaatggaagaagagaagggaTGTAGGGTTTGGCAGAGAGAGGAAAAGGAGAATTTTCATGAATTAAAAGAGAACAATCGAATTAAGGGGTGAGCTTTGGCTCTTAAAATGTTTACGGTGGGAGGAGGCTGCCCGGGTGTGATTTAACCATAATCCGCCGCTTATGTGCGCCGTGAAGAAGGCTTGAAGCTTCCAGTGTCAGTTGTTACCCGAAATATCGCACTTATGTCCTTAAGTTTCCTACATTTCCCCCCAAAAAACGACAAAGCCATTTTActcctcctttttcttttttttttttttttttttgattttcttactccttttctttttttttttttttgaaaagaaaatatcaagatCTTCATTACTTCAACTAGTGTTATGGCCTTCAGCCATTACAAGAGGCATAATACAAGGATCTACATGATAGCCTATATCAAAAGTTTCTTGACTcaatgaaactatttttttggCTAGTTGATGTGTCACTTTGTTAGCATCTCTTCTCACATGTTCAATTTTTTAGTTTATATCTAGCAATGTGGCCTTAGTATCCCCCACCAAATAACTTAGTAtctgattttgcattttgctttgTCTCATAGCAATTACTACATGATTTGAGTCCCCTTCGAAGATGATATCTTGCAGGTTCAATTCCTTACGCATTCTTGTAGCTATGAGTAAGTGGTTGTATTAAGGTGGCTAAAACTTCAGTCTCACTGTCTCAAATCACCACTCCAACTCCAATTTTGTAGTCTTCCTCCCTAACAACTACATCCCAGTTAAGTTTGAGCTAGGTAAATGATGGTGTAATCCATTATATATTGAACCGTTGTTGCATCCTCTTGTGCATACCTTCTTACTTATCTTGTGCctgtttgaaattttgttgtGCTTGCTTAGCTCTGTTGATTAGCACTTATGAGGATAGGAAACCACCTTAAAAAAACCCATTTATTCCTCTTGTGTCATATTGCCCTTGTTGATCTGCAAATAAATTGATTTCCTCCTAATCTGTTCTGTGAAGCATGTGAAGAAAAGTGGAACCCAAGTCTGCACCTGTAATagaagttttttatatttttttgcttcCTAACCCCAAACATCTTGTGCAGATGGGCATGACCAAAGAATATGAGCAGGTGTTTCAGTTGCCTTTTGACAAATGGGGCATAATGGATCAGCTGTAATTGCATGCCAAATGAATCCTTtgacaaaattttttgtttgcaaCTGCCATATTTGTTTCCACAATTCTCTCTGATCCCCTTTAGTTGAGGATTCCCCCATctaattttgttgttgttgcttATACAGATGATATGCACTTCTCACAGAGAAGTCTCCTTTTGTTGTGGCTTTTCATACTAGCTTATCTTCCCTAGCACACTGTGACATAGATATCTTAAGTATTTCTTTGACCTCTTCCTCATTGAAAACCTCTCTCAACAATTGCATGTCCCACCATCCCTTGTTGTGATCAACTAAATCTGCAACATTTGCATTTCCTGGTAGAACTCTCATTGGAGATTGAATGTTGCATAGTCCAGTTGTTGGAATCCAGTTATCATTtcacacttttattttttctccatCTCCTACTCTCCATATGCAGCCTAGTTTTACTATGTTGATTGCTGAGTTTAAACTCCTCCAAACAAATGAGAGTCTTGAAGTTTGGCCTATAGAATGGATGAACTAGGGAAATAGATTGCCTTCATTATTATGGCTGCCAGTGATGATGACTGAGTGAGAAGTCTCCAAACTTGTTTGGCTAGAAAGGCTTGATTGAAACTCACTAAATCCTTAAATCTTATTCCTCCTTCTGTTTTGCTCAAACTCAAACAGTGCTAACTTTTCCAGTGAACTTTGGAATTATTTTCATCAGAATCCCATCAAAACTTTGCCATCAAAGCATTAAGTTTATAGCATAGTGTCTTAGATAATGAAAAACACTCATCATACAATATGTAGGAATAGCCTGAATGACAGTCTTGATTAAAATCTCATTGCTAGCCTGTGACAGAAACTTGTTCTTCTAATTCTCAATTCTCTTGTTGACTCTTTTAACAATGCCTTAGAATTCCCTAAGTTTAGACCTTCCAATGAAATATGGCAGCCCCAAGTACTTTTCCAGATTAATAGAAGTTCTTAAACCAGCAGTTTCTGTGAGATAATTCCTGGTCAATTGCTTAGTATTTGTGCTGAAAAATAATGATGTTTTCTGTCTATTGAGTTGTTGTCCAAAAGCCAGTTCATAACCAGGTAGAATTTGATTCAATCCTACCCATTCTTGTAGAGAAGCCTTACAGAACAGCATATTGTCATTTGCAAAAAACACACGgttcatctttatctttcccCTAGCCAATGGAACCCCTGAAATTATACATTTTCTATTCTGCTTAGATCAGTTTAGCAGCTAATGCTTCAGCacagataataaataaaaaatgggatAATGGAAAGCCTTGTCTTAATCCCCTTGATGGTTTAAAAACTTCTTGAGGTACTCCATTGAATAAAACTGAGAATGATGAAGATATACACCTTTGAATCATTTCAGTCTATTTTATATCAAACCCCATTTTGAGCATTGCTTctttaaaaaatcttcattctactctatcataggccttgctcatatccaacttcattGCCATATATCCTTTATTTCCATGCAACTTTGTTTTCATAGTGTGAAGTGTCTCATATGCTATTAAGATATTGTCTGAAATTAGCCTTCCTAGAATAAATGCACACTGATTCTGTGATATAATGACAGGCATGATTGCCTTCATTCGATTGGCCAAGAGCTTTGTAACTATTTTGTACAGCACATTACATAAGCTGACTGGTCTGTACTCAATGATTTTCTTTGGATTGTTATGCTTTGGTATTATCACTAGGTATGTGTAATTAATAGTTGACATATCTTGCTCAGAGtttagaaatgataaaatggCCTCACATACCTCATCTCCCACCACAGACCACTATCTTTGATAGAAGTAAGCTCCATATCCATCTGGACCTGGAGCCTTGTATGGCCCCATTTGAAAGACTATagcttttatttcttctctGTTAAAAGGTAGAAGTAACTTATTGTTCATTTGTTGAGTAACTTTCCTTTTAGTTGCATTAAGAAATTCCTCAATTTTAGTAGGCTCAAAGGTTGTAAACAAGCCTTTATAATACTGAGTAAAAGCCTTCCCAATCTAATCAGTATTTGTCAAATTAAGTCCAATCTCATCCACAAGTTGCAAAATTGtgttcctcttttttctttggcTTGCACATAGGTGATAGTATCTTGTGTTTCAATCCCCTTGTTGTAGCCATGTCACCTTAGCCCTTTGCTTCCATTTCAAATGTTCCGATAGATGACCATCTATCTTCATATCTTCTGACTTGAGTAGGTCTGGTTGCCTTATTATTTTGCTCACTTGGTGACAATAAAATAGGACAATGGTCAGATGTAGATAAAGGCAACACTTTCACCTCACCCCCTCCAAAGGTTGCACACCATTTAGGATTTGCAATTGCCCTATCTAGTCTCTCATTTGACTTGTTATTAGCCCATGTATATTTTCCATTTGTAAAACCCAAGTCACTAAGCTTGTAGTCTTGCAGCACTTCCCTGAAcctttccatttatttttcatctcttcTAGACACTCCATACTTCTCACTTTGGtacaatatttcattaaaatctcctaaGCAAAGCCACTTTTTGGGATGTTGAAATTTAGGGTGTCTCAAGAGACTCCAACATGTGTGCCTATTTTCTGTTTCAGGATAACCATAAGAGCATGTCATCATccaagagaatttttttttatcaatccaCGAGTTGATATCCCTCTGGGAGTAGCTATATATTCTGAGTTTGACTTCCTCCTCCCAAAATATAGTCAATCCCCCACTTTTTCCTACTCCCTCAACAATAAAGAAACCTTTAAAACCCAACCTATTTTTTATAGcttctaatttctttttatgcatcTTAGTTTCCATGAGAAACAAGATGCTAGGCTTATGAACCTTAACCAAATGGCTAAGGTCCCTAACTATCCAGGGGTTGCAAGCTCTCAATAGTTCCAACTTAGAAGTCTCATTTCTCCCTGCAAGGCTGATTAATAGCCTTTGCCGATATATTCACAACAGATGCCACGACTTGTTTCTTGCCCGTAGCATCCTGATTATTCTCTAATGGCAAGAAACATAAGGAGTATTAGTCAGTACCTCAATATTACCCTACCCCTTGTGCTTCTTTTCCATTTATTTCCACTTGTCTCAGCAACCTGTTGTGGTATGCTTAGGTGCAACTAAGCCTTCTCTGCATTTGTTCCTCTCTACTTAGTATTTGTCATCAAATCTGATGAGGAGTCTGGAATTGAAATGTTAGAGAATTATTAGCCATATCCAAAGTTGGCTTAGGTAAAACAAGCATAATATATGCTTCTGTCTTACTGTCTTGCATATCTTCATGTGGTGTTGTCTTCAACATAAGTTTGATGCTCTCTTCCTCTATCACTCCATCATTTCATGTAAGACTCTAACTTTCTTTATCCTGGCCAACAGACTTAGACATAGTGATACTTTGAAGTTGCTTTCCTAAACTGCTACCATAACTTGAGCTTGTACCTGAGCTGGTTGTACTAATTCTTGAGCTAGTAGCTCCTATCCAAGTCCCATATTGATTTATACTAATCAACTTAGAAGTATCCAATTGAGTGTTCTTGCCAACAAAGCCACTGGAAGCATTTTTTATAACTCCACAAGTAAAGCAAAACTTGGGAAGCTTTTCATACTTGAAGTTAACAAACCCTCTATGTCCCAACAGATCCACCACTTTCCCTCTTTCTAGTGGTTTCATTAAGTCTACTTCAACAAGAACTCTTAGTCATTTACCCCAGCAGTTCTCATTTATATCAGCATGCACTTTTATTACAGTCACAATTGATGATCCAATTCTATTCCCAATTTCCTTATTTATACATTCCAGAGGTAAGTTGTGTAATTTGACCCATAGATTAATGTGTGTAAAAGATAGCTCAGTTGTAGGAGTATAACCCTCGAATTTTTTCAAGCACAAGAAGTTCATATCAAACACCAATGGTTGTTCCTCCCATATCCTATTCAAGTCTGTCTCAATTTGGAATTCGAATATATATAGGTTTTCACCTATTTCGATAATCTTGATTccattataaaattttcatatcttaAACAGGGTATTTTTGAAGGCCTTTTTATTAATCTTTGTATCAGCTATGATTTTCCCCACCAGACAAAACTTACATCTTTCCATGGTCTCCTTAACATCCTTTCTCGTAATcacaatttcttctttttctttctctgttaGTGAAAATTTGTTCCAACATTCAGTTAATTCTTATGTCATCTTGTATTGTATATCAATCTTCTATTCTTGTTCAAGCTTAATCACTGAGTTTTATTATCTTGCTCTCTCGAATTGCCCTTAGTAAACTGACCTTCCAGTGAAGGATGTTTTTCCTTCTCACTATAATGCTCTAGAAATGAGAGGAaaatcaataatacaattaattttCATCCACTTGTAAGTTTGTGGAAAGACACATTTTTGGCATtgctaaaaattttattaaaaaaaatattttcaattt includes these proteins:
- the LOC109010856 gene encoding WD repeat-containing protein 91 homolog — its product is MENMQYAEELVREFLVFRGFTTTLQVFEAELSTDIGKGFQVDKILDLIFSVYIPKFEAEKLVCLLSFFKKCFSSSTETVLITTLSKLEVSILRYYISHAIQSGRKDKVVELFDMNGNEFLKRDEDWTAWFAIPYIKNPNLDPEFRIYFSKEWYEALRLSVRNFFSEIFNGTRLPALLKISSEKNTANRLKKDIKQLNLKLSQLQALLEEKDAQLCRLRSNASSVSDGSTGKTNGSSSIVHVEDPLILRDNQEGYPLASPGLVGKMLDQDFVAGPSHVQSELTMPKYFHDSITSSVLSMADGEAGDTSQIWQDGAYFENGKEVHVEDEFPEVKVDFQETFLGHTSPISRCRFSASGSNIASASVDGTVRIWTYDSSTPASRNATIYCGAEIMSLDWECKSDRLLLIGTADGGIKAWNVDAKRVVCDLSTTEAFPSVLDLKCSPVEPLFVSAAASRGHGSSFIDSLGCASLTVWNMKTWKAVTVLPLGKDPPAITSLCFNHNGKILAASATDGMIHMFDMAAGLQITGWPAHDSGISSILFGPDETSIFSLGSDGKIFEWSLQNQGQVLWSRNCSRFCLPESSKICRHEMTLDANGRRLLVTSGSVRAPIYQVRGHRNGLRTLPHSAAITTVDWHPTLPIFVTGSADNSVRVTSTL